A single genomic interval of Nostoc commune NIES-4072 harbors:
- a CDS encoding DUF4359 domain-containing protein yields the protein MKSLTIIAYTGAAAGLAALGVAMAKTNPSQVEYEEYAVQRLTEYLKTDVCKKTTNLIENLIRFNCDKLVDSANPQIQEILSRTTERQNYIIFSIYRTDLKINSWIPSYKFETVGAFDQFYTYTAEKQ from the coding sequence ATGAAATCCTTAACGATCATTGCATATACTGGAGCAGCAGCAGGACTCGCCGCCTTGGGTGTGGCAATGGCGAAGACTAATCCCAGTCAGGTTGAGTATGAAGAATATGCAGTGCAACGGTTGACAGAATACTTAAAAACCGATGTATGCAAAAAAACTACCAATCTCATAGAAAATTTAATTCGTTTTAATTGTGATAAGTTGGTTGACTCGGCTAACCCGCAAATCCAAGAAATTCTTTCCAGGACTACAGAAAGACAAAATTATATTATTTTTAGCATTTACCGTACAGATTTAAAGATCAACTCTTGGATACCTTCTTACAAATTTGAAACGGTGGGAGCTTTCGATCAATTTTATACTTACACTGCTGAAAAACAATAA
- a CDS encoding PEP-CTERM sorting domain-containing protein (PEP-CTERM proteins occur, often in large numbers, in the proteomes of bacteria that also encode an exosortase, a predicted intramembrane cysteine proteinase. The presence of a PEP-CTERM domain at a protein's C-terminus predicts cleavage within the sorting domain, followed by covalent anchoring to some some component of the (usually Gram-negative) cell surface. Many PEP-CTERM proteins exhibit an unusual sequence composition that includes large numbers of potential glycosylation sites. Expression of one such protein has been shown restore the ability of a bacterium to form floc, a type of biofilm.), protein MKKLSNTLKYYLCKGLSVIGFVYCAGGVASPATAALATFDSFTEGFVTPVLTDGGITFSDLDQRLSGETSVFVIERDNESLKSPFSPPNVLTFGGYVPGPGVGFGRFGSATISTGELASVASLDIFNLQFPATDNILTLEAYLDGTLVGTNSVNFKTDDTGILYRQLSLSDVTFDKLRLVASGSEEEGVLFIDIDNVRIDQTAIVPEPSSVLSLLMFGISGVVFMLKRQPKSLSSINIASIK, encoded by the coding sequence ATGAAAAAGCTATCAAATACCCTCAAATATTATCTCTGCAAAGGATTGTCTGTAATTGGATTTGTGTATTGTGCTGGTGGCGTGGCTTCACCTGCAACCGCCGCTCTTGCGACGTTCGATAGCTTTACAGAAGGTTTTGTTACACCAGTACTGACGGATGGAGGGATCACATTCTCGGATTTGGATCAACGTCTATCGGGTGAGACTTCTGTCTTTGTTATAGAAAGAGATAACGAATCACTCAAATCACCTTTCTCTCCACCAAATGTTCTCACGTTTGGTGGCTATGTTCCTGGGCCGGGTGTGGGTTTTGGACGATTTGGTTCTGCTACTATAAGCACAGGAGAATTAGCATCGGTTGCGAGTTTAGACATCTTCAATTTGCAGTTTCCTGCAACTGATAATATTCTGACGCTGGAAGCATACTTGGATGGAACACTTGTTGGTACTAATTCAGTGAATTTCAAAACTGATGATACAGGGATACTTTATCGGCAGCTTTCCCTATCAGATGTTACCTTTGATAAACTTCGACTTGTAGCATCTGGATCTGAAGAGGAGGGAGTTTTATTTATTGACATTGATAACGTCCGCATTGATCAGACTGCCATTGTACCTGAACCTTCCTCCGTATTAAGTTTATTAATGTTTGGGATTTCAGGTGTAGTTTTCATGCTCAAGCGTCAGCCGAAATCACTCAGTAGCATTAATATTGCAAGTATCAAATAG